In Drosophila pseudoobscura strain MV-25-SWS-2005 chromosome 4, UCI_Dpse_MV25, whole genome shotgun sequence, the following proteins share a genomic window:
- the LOC6903386 gene encoding ER membrane protein complex subunit 7 homolog, which yields MLKINLFVLILYLNLGFADVEPVENEVATAAPLYTISGYILPPDRKLGLTLRWLSEITLSINGGQYKGFVRTDGHFLISGVPYGSHVVEVHHADIYFRPVRVEINSRGKYRAREVSYVDPVTVVQIAYPLRLAPLKRRKYFREREQWRFVDFVLHPMILVMLAPVLMLLIANHIIKDPQTKRELDKMQFPNVPNNMPDLSDMLTSLLSEKQRPPPPPPPPEKASPKKICSNKKKR from the coding sequence ATGCTTAAAATTAATCTGTTTGTATTGATCTTGTATCTGAATCTGGGCTTCGCTGATGTGGAGCCAGTGGAAAATGAAGTTGCCACTGCCGCGCCGCTGTACACCATCAGCGGGTACATCTTGCCACCGGATCGCAAGTTGGGCCTGACCCTCCGCTGGCTGTCGGAGATCACGCTGTCGATCAACGGCGGCCAGTACAAGGGATTCGTGCGCACCGATGGCCACTTTCTGATCAGCGGAGTACCGTACGGGAGTCATGTGGTGGAGGTGCACCATGCGGACATCTACTTCCGACCCGTGCGAGTGGAGATCAATTCGCGGGGCAAGTACCGGGCTCGGGAGGTGAGCTATGTGGATCCCGTGACCGTTGTCCAGATTGCCTATCCACTGCGGCTGGCGCCACTGAAGCGTCGCAAATACTTCAGGGAACGCGAACAGTGGCGCTTCGTGGACTTTGTCCTGCATCCCATGATCCTGGTTATGCTGGCGCCCGTCCTGATGCTCCTGATCGCCAATCACATCATCAAGGATCCCCAAACGAAGCGCGAGCTGgacaaaatgcaatttccaaATGTCCCCAACAATATGCCGGACCTCAGCGACATGCTAACGTCTCTGCTGTCGGAGAAGCAAcgcccacccccaccaccaccccctccAGAGAAAGCATCGCCCAAGAAAATCTGCAGCAACAAGAAGAAACGTTGA
- the tsh gene encoding protein teashirt, translated as MLHEALMLEIYRQALNAGALPTARPRSTESANSSERCPSHESNSSDNGGQRGDNSGGGVMPATSMHSTFPAVPQNLPAQPPSMEAYLHMVAAAAQQYGFPLAAAAAAGPRLPLPLPNEAAAPFKLPPQASPTASSNHSEALDFRTNLYGRAESAEPPASEEEEDFDDGANNPLDLSVGTRKRGHDAEPQLGHIQVKKMFKSESPPAIPSPTPAPPTASQLMPGVNPYLAAVAAANIFRAGQFPDWNGKSDLVVDPLEKMSDIVKGGAQGHKEKHHHHHHQSKATPPAQSAPPKSPAQQQQQQQQQQQQQQQQQGSNNSHNSEGGSGAAAGATPASGGGVTKARHNIWQSHWQNKGVASSVFRCVWCKQSFPTLEALTTHMKDSKHCGVNVPPFGNLPSNNPPQHQHQHHQQHHHPAPPPPPQNHQNMRKQGGGGGSQANHSPSANVKNAFQYRGDPPTPLPRKLVRGQNVWLGKGVEQAMQILKCMRCGESFRSLGEMTKHMQETQHYTNILSQEQSISIKSQNQANANADSKDNHNNSLSSEESRTLSAVLTCKVCDKAFNSLGDLSNHMAKNNHYAEPLLQNAGARKRPAPKKREKSLPVRKLLEMKGGGAGNQDDLAAEKSAVQGKPGLGPGGGDKNDAALFAERMRQYITGVKSPEEIAKVAAAQLLAKNKSPELLEQKNGNAKPGNSSVLSAIEQMFTTSFDTPPRHASLPASSPSNSSTKNTSPVASSILKRLGIDETVDYNKPLIDTNDPYYQHYRYTSSERSGSECSAEAARPRLDAPTPEKQQPLMASASASAMEESSAGKSVGSIKQEEAIKMEIKSEISDEQNDDTAMPSPKMEATLVNGSYTASSAANNNNNNNNNNVERASPKTPSVAGSPQSRLLPPRSPADSQRSATPKSPASSHKSYDGSEGNKKYPSDSLNALSSMFDSLGASGGGAAANTRAKLAAAAAAATGGVLPVAGGSESPENLSASNSLAALRQFCVKKEKTA; from the exons ATGTTGCACGAGGCATTGATGCTCGAGATCTACAGACAGGCGCTAAATGCCGG CGCTTTGCCCACAGCTCGTCCCCGTTCCACGGAATCGGCCAATTCCAGCGAGCGGTGTCCCTCGCACGAATCCAATTCCTCCGACAATGGGGGGCAGCGCGGGGACAACAGCGGAGGGGGTGTGATGCCAGCCACATCCATGCACTCGACATTCCCGGCCGTGCCGCAGAACCTGCCCGCACAGCCCCCCTCCATGGAGGCGTATCTGCATATGGTGGCCGCGGCCGCACAGCAGTACGGCTTCCCCttggctgcggcggcggccgcaggaccccgcctgcccctgcccctgcccaaTGAGGCGGCGGCCCCGTTCAAGCTGCCACCGCAAGCATCGCCCACGGCCTCCAGCAATCACTCGGAGGCGCTGGACTTTCGCACGAATCTTTATGGCCGGGCGGAGTCCGCCGAGCCGCCAGCctccgaggaggaggaggacttcGATGACGGGGCCAACAATCCCCTGGATCTGTCGGTGGGCACACGGAAACGCGGCCACGACGCCGAGCCACAGCTGGGCCACATCCAGGTGAAGAAGATGTTCAAGTCGGAGAGTCCCCCGGCGATTCCTTCGCCTACGCCGGCGCCGCCCACTGCCAGCCAACTGATGCCCGGAGTGAATCCCTATCTGGCGGCTGTGGCGGCCGCCAATATTTTCCGCGCCGGACAGTTTCCCGACTGGAATGGCAAAAGCGATCTGGTGGTGGATCCCCTCGAGAAGATGTCGGACATTGTGAAGGGAGGCGCCCAAGGACACAAGGAgaagcatcatcatcatcatcatcagtcgAAGGCCACACCGCCCGCACAGTCAGCACCGCCAAAGAGTCccgcacagcagcagcaacagcaacaacagcagcagcaacaacagcagcagcagcagggatccaacaacagccacaattCCGAGGGAGGATctggtgcagcagcaggtgccACACCCGCCTCCGGTGGCGGCGTCACCAAGGCCCGCCACAACATCTGGCAATCGCATTGGCAGAACAAGGGCGTGGCCAGCTCCGTCTTCCGGTGTGTGTGGTGCAAGCAGAGCTTCCCCACCCTGGAGGCCCTGACCACCCACATGAAGGACAGCAAACACTGCGGCGTGAATGTGCCACCGTTCGGGAATCTGCCGAGCAACAACCccccccagcaccagcaccagcaccaccagcagcaccaccatccggcaccaccgccgccaccgcagaACCACCAGAATATGCGCAAGCaggggggcggcggcggctcccAGGCGAATCACTCCCCCTCGGCGAACGTGAAGAACGCGTTTCAGTACCGCGGGGATCCCCCGACGCCGCTGCCCCGGAAGCTGGTGCGCGGCCAGAACGTGTGGCTGGGGAAGGGCGTGGAGCAGGCCATGCAGATCCTCAAGTGCATGCGGTGCGGCGAGAGCTTCCGCTCGCTCGGCGAGATGACCAAGCACATGCAGGAGACGCAGCACTACACGAACATCCTCTCGCAGGAGCAGAGCATCTCCATCAAGTCCCAGAACCAGGCCAACGCCAATGCGGACTCCAAggacaaccacaacaacagcctCAGCTCCGAGGAGAGCCGCACCCTGAGCGCCGTGCTCACGTGCAAGGTGTGCGACAAGGCCTTCAACAGTCTCGGCGACCTGAGCAATCACATGGCCAAAAACAATCACTACGCCGAGCCGCTGCTCCAGAATGCAGGCGCCCGCAAGAGGCCGGCCCCCAAGAAGAGGGAGAAGTCCCTGCCGGTGAGGAAACTCCTGGAAATGAAGGGCGGCGGGGCGGGCAATCAGGACGATTTGGCAGCGGAGAAGAGTGCTGTTCAAGGCAAGCCCGGCCTCGGACCGGGCGGAGGGGACAAAAACGATGCCGCTTTGTTTGCGGAACGCATGCGGCAGTACATAACGGGTGTGAAGTCCCCGGAGGAGATCGCCAAGGTGGCTGCCGCTCAGctgttggccaaaaacaaatcGCCCGAGCTGCTGGAGCAGAAGAACGGCAATGCCAAGCCGGGCAATTCCTCGGTACTGAGTGCCATCGAGCAGATGTTCACCACCAGCTTTGATACGCCGCCGCGGCACGCCAGCCTCCCGGCGAGCAGTCCCTCCAACTCGTCCACCAAGAACACCTCCCCCGTGGCCAGCAGCATCCTGAAACGCCTCGGCATCGACGAGACGGTCGACTACAATAAGCCCTTGATCGACACGAATGATCCGTACTATCAGCACTATCGGTACACGAGCAGCGAGCGGAGCGGCAGCGAGTGCAGTGCGGAGGCGGCCAGGCCACGTCTGGACGCCCCAACGCccgagaagcagcagccgctgatggcctccgcctccgcctccgccatGGAGGAGTCTTCGGCCGGCAAGTCCGTGGGCAGCATCAAGCAGGAGGAGGCCATCAAAATGGAGATCAAGTCTGAGATCAGCGACGAGCAGAACGATGACACGGCCATGCCGTCGCCCAAAATGGAGGCCACCCTGGTCAACGGCAGCTACACCGCCTCCTCCGCtgccaacaacaataacaacaacaacaacaacaatgtggAGCGGGCCTCGCCCAAGACCCCCTCGGTGGCAGGGAGCCCGCAGTCGAGGCTCCTGCCGCCGCGTAGTCCGGCGGACAGCCAGCGATCGGCCACGCCCAAgtctccagcctccagccacAAGTCCTACGACGGCAGCGAGGGCAACAAAAAGTATCCCAGTGACTCCCTGAATGCTCTGTCCTCGATGTTCGATTCGTTGGGGGCCAGCGGCGGCGGGGCCGCAGCCAATACGAGAGCCAAGCTGgccgccgctgcagccgctgccacCGGGGGAGTCCTGCCCGTGGCCGGCGGTAGCGAGTCTCCGGAGAATCTAAGCGCCAGCAATTCGCTGGCGGCCTTGCGACAGTTCTGCgtgaagaaggagaagaccGCCtaa